A single window of Cataglyphis hispanica isolate Lineage 1 chromosome 2, ULB_Chis1_1.0, whole genome shotgun sequence DNA harbors:
- the LOC126859176 gene encoding sorting nexin-29-like: MALRIMSAIVPNTYNIIDHAVEKEKLLEDLLVSAKECHVRFGGRAELATESEACVAKLCHIFELIFSHGLKTNYIEKINSAFRHVSDLVSGSNVKPSNIADIAFWPCIKEQLTWHEQERFGILRKVHTDYGRGRAWLRAVLNEKSLERHLHTIINPDTLSPFYEEWAFLLDQEKSSVLPNVAAGLGTILFAIRVDNEELDDLKGKDMDRNRGAQSEPVISTLIPDPLASEQEKRKKKVPTRIISFDDEEDEHREETTTSISAPPTCRSSPTAVSTKDSTSPCLSDSHPQVDSNNSTVNTKLLEWEQRESFEEEKLLTPIMDTGNMGGLVPVSSLDQTLDDMIATLPNYLNDSSEVTEPAVEATEPLVGLDLHIDPENLDIDTLRVRLLAMTEVLEQAREDAITSRLQLARFQRQHQHYLERHELQLQTLNRENELLRQQLRKYVTAVQMLRRDSNSTTISEEDPSMDYHNEARQYEEKLIQVADMHAELMEFNARLTMQLTNRDRVVKILQTELECLRGPLNEDDLPAEPPCLIHIWIPSAFLTGQPSDIHHVYQIYARIRDVEWNIYRRYAQFYALYRELKKHDAIVTTFEFPPKKTIGNKDAKFVEERRQKLQQWLRRVVGRIAQCSPAFACRPSRQTLVSLMPFFGDSPNAEESRKNNSARSTFSSSPQYMGL, from the exons ATG GCTTTGCGTATTATGTCAGCGATAGTgccaaatacatataatataatagatcatGCAGTTGAGAAGGAAAAGTTATTGGAGGATCTGCTAGTATCCGCTAAAGAATGTCACGTCAGGTTTGGCGGACGCGCGGAATTAGCTACAGAATCAGAAGCATGTGTAGCAAAGCTCTgccatatatttgaattaatttttagtcatGGATTAAagacaaattatatagaaaagatcAACTCAGCTTTCAg gcATGTGTCTGACTTGGTCTCTGGTAGTAATGTGAAACCTAGCAATATAGCAGATATAGCATTCTGGCCTTGCATAAAAGAACAACTCACTTGGCATGAACAGGAACGTTTTGGTATATTGAGAAAGGTGCATACAGATTATGGTCGAGGCAGAGCGTGGCTGAGGGCTGTCTTGAATGAAAAATCTCTGGAGCGACATTTACACACTATCATAAATCCTGATACATTATCTCCCTTCTATGAGGAATGGGCCTTTTTACTCGATCAGGAGAAAAGCTCTGTTTTACCTAATGTAGCTGCAg gTCTtggaacaattttatttgcaataagaGTAGATAATGAGGAGCTTGATGACTTGAAAGGAAAAGATATGGATAGAAATAGAGGTGCACAATCAGAGCCAGTTATTTCTACATTAATTCCTG ACCCTCTCGCATCTGAACAGGAAAAGCGAAAAAAGAAAGTGCCGACACGTATAATTTCTTTCGATGATGAGGAAGACGAACACAGGGAGGAAACTACAACTTCTATAAGCGCACCACCGACATGTCGCAGCTCGCCTACGGCAGTATCGACTAAAGATTCTACTTCGCCTTGCTTATCAGATTCTCATCCTCAAGTTGATTCCAACAATAGTACAGTTAATACAAAACTTTTGGAATGGGAACAACG TGAATCttttgaagaagaaaaactATTAACTCCTATAATGGATACTGGAAATATGGGCGGCCTTGTACCTGTATCATCACTTGATCAAACTTTGGATGATATGATAGCTACTTtgccaaattatttaaat GATTCATCAGAAGTGACAGAACCAGCAGTAGAGGCAACCGAGCCATTAGTTGGTTTAGATTTGCATATAGATCCAGAGAATCTAGACATAGATACATTACGTGTAAGGCTTTTAGCTATGACAGAAGTGCTGGAACAAGCTAGGGAAGATGCTATAACAAGCAGATTACAATTAGCTCGCTTCCAGAGGCAACATCAACATTATTTAGAAAGGCATGAATTGCAATTGCAAACATTAAATAG AGAAAACGAGCTCTTACGACAACAATTGCGTAAATATGTTACTGCCGTTCAAATGTTAAGAAGAGATTCTAATTCCACAACGATATCTGAGGAAGATCCGTCGATGGATTATCATAATGAGGCACGACAGTACGAAGAGAAGCTGATACAGGTCGCAGATATGCATGCCGAATTAATGGAATTTAATGCTAGATTGACAATGCAATTGACAAACAG GGATAGAGtagtgaaaatattacaaacagAATTGGAGTGTCTTCGGGGACCGTTGAATGAGGACGATTTACCTGCGGAACCACCGTGTCTTATTCACATATGGATTCCATCCGCGTTTCTCACAGGACAACCATCTGACATACATCATGTTTATCAA ATTTATGCCCGCATAAGAGACGTAGAATGGAACATTTACAGGCGATATGCTCAATTTTATGCGCTTTATAGAGAATTAAAGAAACATGACGCTATTGTTACAACTTTCGAATTTCCACCAAAAAAAACAATAGGAAATAAG gatgcaaaatttgtggaagAGCGACGACAAAAACTGCAACAATGGTTACGACGCGTTGTCGGACGAATAGCGCAATGCTCTCCAGCATTTGCGTGTAGGCCGAGCAGACAGAC